One stretch of Sporocytophaga myxococcoides DSM 11118 DNA includes these proteins:
- a CDS encoding M23 family metallopeptidase, giving the protein MKNLLISKLNKLIKYLLVILPLTSFSQTQVPVGYFLFPIKPGQQNFLAGNMGELRPNHFHGGLDVKTDMRIGLPVYASADGYVSRLKVSSFGYGNTVYITHPNGLVTVYAHLDKFNKEIGDFVRQYQYENQQFEVDFNPTEGKLPIKKGEIIALSGNSGSSGGPHLHYEIRDVKENLLNPLDFKFTELKDNIAPSFDKIALVATDDKSRVNQEFGRFEFKATKVGTNYTIPSKINAWGNVGLQVKVFDKMNGTANSYGVKYIRVYADGKIIFDHDLSTFGFHENRYINVHMDYEALLERGVKFQKCYISDGDKLSTYNRSLGKGLLNLSDGQNHKIEIEIEDSYDNISKLAFNIQSAEPTKGTIVPNSKATCDFEVSENVLKIRGKASNNASAKLYTSKGLFTLTPDYFKSGQAIYLYDLRKGLPDSVILDNKNLNFNFIACIPPGQEKTIRKGNMTVKIPADAIFDTLYLQTNIDTTFEGKESFILGHYSTPLFNGIDVAYEAAHPEAIDRGCSYVNIKNKMRGQQHEKGCWNENTIAFKTKSFGKFVIVEDSIKPTIKSLGVSGNCIKFSIGDYKSGIESFRATLNGEWILMNYDHKRNLLWSERYDKTVPLKGAFKLEVKDQAGNISTFSTNIP; this is encoded by the coding sequence ATGAAAAATTTATTGATTTCGAAGTTAAATAAGCTGATAAAATACTTATTGGTTATTTTACCTCTTACCTCTTTTTCCCAAACCCAAGTTCCTGTCGGCTACTTTCTGTTTCCGATAAAACCCGGCCAACAAAATTTTCTTGCCGGAAATATGGGGGAATTACGTCCTAACCACTTTCATGGTGGACTTGATGTAAAGACTGATATGAGAATCGGGCTTCCTGTTTATGCATCTGCCGATGGATATGTGTCCAGATTAAAAGTCTCTTCTTTCGGATATGGAAATACCGTCTATATCACTCACCCTAATGGTCTGGTTACTGTTTATGCACATTTGGATAAGTTTAATAAGGAAATCGGAGACTTTGTGCGCCAGTATCAATATGAGAATCAGCAATTTGAAGTAGACTTTAATCCGACAGAAGGTAAACTTCCTATTAAAAAGGGGGAAATCATTGCTTTATCAGGAAATTCAGGTAGTTCAGGAGGTCCTCATCTCCACTATGAAATCAGAGATGTTAAGGAAAATCTTCTCAACCCTTTAGATTTTAAGTTCACAGAATTGAAAGACAACATAGCTCCTTCTTTTGATAAAATAGCGCTCGTTGCCACTGATGACAAATCAAGAGTAAACCAGGAATTCGGGAGGTTTGAATTTAAAGCGACAAAAGTTGGGACTAATTATACAATTCCTTCAAAAATAAACGCCTGGGGCAATGTGGGTCTTCAGGTTAAAGTATTTGACAAAATGAATGGAACAGCGAACTCCTATGGTGTTAAATACATCAGAGTATACGCTGACGGTAAAATAATATTTGACCATGATCTGTCTACTTTCGGTTTTCATGAAAACAGATATATCAATGTTCACATGGACTATGAAGCTCTTCTTGAAAGAGGTGTTAAATTTCAGAAATGTTATATCAGCGATGGCGATAAGCTTAGTACTTACAACAGAAGTCTTGGTAAAGGTCTTCTCAATCTTTCAGATGGTCAGAACCATAAAATAGAAATTGAAATTGAAGACAGTTATGATAACATTTCAAAACTTGCATTCAATATTCAATCAGCTGAGCCTACCAAAGGAACAATTGTTCCAAATTCAAAAGCAACCTGTGATTTTGAAGTTTCGGAAAATGTCTTAAAAATAAGAGGTAAAGCAAGCAATAATGCATCTGCTAAGCTTTATACCTCAAAGGGATTATTCACCCTTACTCCGGATTACTTTAAAAGCGGACAGGCTATTTATCTGTATGATTTAAGAAAAGGTCTGCCTGATTCAGTAATTTTAGATAATAAAAATCTCAATTTTAATTTTATTGCTTGCATTCCACCAGGACAGGAAAAGACTATCAGAAAAGGTAATATGACTGTAAAAATTCCTGCTGATGCCATTTTCGACACACTTTATCTGCAAACTAATATTGATACAACTTTTGAGGGTAAAGAATCATTTATACTCGGACATTATTCTACACCTCTTTTCAACGGTATAGATGTTGCATATGAAGCAGCCCACCCAGAAGCAATAGACAGAGGGTGTTCTTATGTAAATATAAAAAACAAGATGCGCGGCCAACAGCATGAAAAAGGATGCTGGAATGAAAACACTATTGCTTTTAAAACCAAAAGCTTTGGAAAGTTTGTAATTGTAGAAGATTCAATCAAGCCAACTATTAAAAGTTTGGGGGTATCAGGGAATTGTATAAAGTTTTCAATCGGGGATTATAAATCGGGAATCGAATCGTTTAGGGCTACATTAAACGGAGAATGGATTCTGATGAACTATGATCACAAGAGAAATTTATTGTGGTCTGAACGATATGATAAAACCGTTCCGCTCAAAGGGGCATTTAAATTAGAAGTAAAAGATCAGGCAGGAAACATCAGTACATTTTCGACCAATATTCCTTGA
- the bcp gene encoding thioredoxin-dependent thiol peroxidase produces the protein MTLNTGDKAPLFEGKDQDGKVVKLSDYKGKKVVLYFYPKDDTPGCTAQACNLRDNYEALLKANYVVLGVSSDDEKSHQKFIKKYNLPFTLIADPDKIINEQYGVWQEKTNFGKTYMGTVRTTFIIDENGVIEEIITKVTTENHTEQILK, from the coding sequence ATGACATTAAATACTGGAGACAAAGCTCCCCTATTCGAAGGCAAAGATCAGGATGGAAAAGTAGTGAAGCTATCTGATTATAAAGGGAAGAAAGTTGTTCTTTATTTTTACCCTAAGGATGATACGCCTGGTTGCACAGCTCAGGCTTGCAACCTGAGAGATAATTATGAAGCGCTGCTGAAAGCCAATTACGTGGTACTAGGTGTAAGCAGTGATGATGAAAAATCGCATCAGAAGTTTATTAAGAAATACAATTTGCCATTTACATTGATTGCGGATCCGGATAAAATCATCAATGAACAATATGGAGTATGGCAAGAAAAAACCAATTTTGGTAAAACTTATATGGGCACTGTCAGGACTACTTTTATAATAGACGAAAATGGTGTAATTGAAGAAATTATCACCAAGGTGACGACAGAAAACCATACTGAACAGATATTAAAATAA
- a CDS encoding vWA domain-containing protein produces MKYKNYIYSLVVFLLYVQQTFCQTKVEKTPPVTRILFILDASGSMSDKWERSTRMTVAKKTLCELVDSLKNIPYLEIGLRVYGHEWDKRYNNCKDTKLEVPFRPGNHEAIKLRIKNIEPKGTTLIAHSLKEAASDFPIDKNSRNVIILLTDGIESCGGDPCDLSRELQKRKIFLKPFIIGIGNDVSWDKAFECMGQYFNAINENKFKNMMNLILHQTLSETSVRVKILDSDNKPTETNVNITFFNSVTQEPVYDFVHYLDAKGEPDKLKVDAILTYDLVVNTIPKVEKKNIGLVGGKENIITIKAPQGSLYIRENSREYKPLKAVVRESKKSETLNIQNAGIKEKYLVGTYDIEVLTLPRTIFNDVKIKQSETTVLDIVQPGSLNIIDQLVGYGSIYEIKPNGEQVLIHNLENETSRTMLTMQPGNYKLIFRTKKSNGANFTDVQNFSIRSGATTTLRLYNNK; encoded by the coding sequence GTGAAGTATAAAAATTACATCTATTCGCTAGTCGTATTTCTACTTTACGTTCAGCAAACTTTTTGTCAGACCAAAGTAGAAAAAACTCCCCCTGTTACCCGTATACTATTCATACTGGACGCATCTGGCAGTATGTCTGACAAATGGGAACGCAGCACCAGGATGACAGTTGCTAAAAAAACGCTTTGTGAACTGGTAGACTCCCTTAAAAATATTCCCTATCTCGAAATTGGTCTTAGAGTGTATGGCCATGAATGGGATAAAAGGTATAACAACTGCAAGGACACTAAACTCGAAGTTCCGTTCCGCCCTGGAAATCATGAAGCAATAAAGTTGAGAATTAAAAACATAGAGCCTAAAGGAACTACACTTATTGCTCACAGTCTTAAAGAAGCAGCTTCTGATTTTCCCATAGATAAAAATTCCAGAAACGTTATCATACTTCTTACAGACGGCATTGAATCGTGCGGAGGCGACCCCTGCGACCTTTCCAGAGAACTACAAAAAAGAAAGATCTTTCTTAAACCATTTATTATAGGGATAGGAAACGATGTAAGCTGGGATAAGGCATTTGAATGTATGGGCCAATACTTTAATGCTATTAATGAAAATAAATTCAAAAACATGATGAATCTGATTCTTCATCAGACATTATCAGAAACATCTGTGCGAGTAAAAATTCTGGATAGCGATAATAAACCAACAGAGACTAATGTTAATATTACCTTTTTTAATTCCGTAACTCAAGAACCCGTTTATGATTTCGTACATTATCTTGACGCCAAAGGAGAACCGGATAAACTTAAAGTAGATGCTATTCTTACTTATGATCTCGTTGTGAACACCATTCCTAAGGTTGAGAAAAAAAATATCGGCCTCGTAGGAGGTAAAGAAAATATTATTACGATTAAAGCACCTCAGGGCTCCTTATATATAAGGGAAAATTCAAGAGAATACAAACCACTGAAAGCTGTTGTAAGAGAAAGCAAAAAATCCGAAACATTAAACATTCAGAATGCGGGCATTAAAGAAAAGTACCTGGTAGGAACCTATGATATTGAAGTGCTTACATTGCCAAGAACTATTTTTAACGATGTTAAGATCAAACAAAGCGAAACAACAGTGTTGGATATTGTCCAACCTGGTTCACTAAACATCATCGACCAGTTGGTTGGCTATGGCAGTATTTATGAGATAAAACCTAATGGAGAACAGGTGCTTATTCATAATCTGGAAAATGAAACCAGCAGAACCATGCTTACAATGCAACCTGGCAATTATAAACTTATCTTCAGAACGAAGAAAAGTAATGGGGCAAACTTTACTGATGTTCAAAACTTTTCCATACGCTCCGGAGCTACTACCACTCTGAGATTGTACAACAACAAATAG